One window of the Prochlorococcus marinus XMU1411 genome contains the following:
- a CDS encoding glycosyltransferase family 4 protein, protein MVHIAWLGKKSPFCGNVTYGNSTTEELKARGHKISFIHFDNPSSSNSSKPLFLANDPDVSLPYLIKSQVYTIPSPRAEKELRLSLERLKPDIVHASLTLSPLDFRLPELCNEINIPLIGTFHPPFDAKNRNLTASTQQLTYQLYAPSLAKFDKLIIFSELQKNVLEKLGVPKEKLIIIPNGVDENIWKPFCEKNKKYDRVKNKLGHERIFLYMGRIANEKNIEALLRSWRQTKNNNCKLVIVGDGPMKPTLENSFSNLSIDKLIWWGAELDLETRVAIMQIAEVFFLPSLVEGLSLSLLEAMSTGTACVATDAGADGEVLDKGAGIVISTDNVAKQLKTIFPILIEHPSFTKDLGRKARDRVLERYTISQNINLLEKVYMDLKDHFKN, encoded by the coding sequence GTGGTTCATATTGCCTGGTTGGGTAAAAAATCCCCTTTTTGTGGAAATGTAACTTACGGCAACTCAACTACTGAGGAATTGAAGGCCAGAGGCCATAAAATTAGTTTTATTCATTTCGACAATCCATCTAGTTCGAATTCATCAAAACCATTATTTCTGGCAAATGATCCTGATGTAAGTCTCCCATATTTAATTAAGTCCCAAGTTTATACAATACCTTCGCCAAGAGCAGAAAAAGAACTAAGACTATCATTGGAAAGATTAAAACCTGACATAGTACATGCAAGCCTAACTTTATCTCCTTTAGACTTTAGACTTCCAGAGCTTTGTAATGAAATTAACATTCCACTTATAGGAACATTTCATCCACCATTTGATGCAAAAAATAGAAATTTAACTGCGAGCACTCAACAATTAACTTATCAACTTTATGCTCCCTCTTTGGCAAAGTTTGATAAATTAATCATTTTTTCTGAACTTCAAAAAAATGTTCTTGAGAAATTAGGTGTACCAAAAGAAAAACTAATAATTATTCCAAACGGCGTTGATGAAAATATTTGGAAACCTTTTTGCGAAAAAAATAAAAAATATGATCGGGTTAAAAACAAACTTGGACATGAAAGGATCTTTTTATATATGGGAAGAATTGCCAATGAAAAAAATATCGAAGCACTTTTACGTTCTTGGCGCCAAACAAAAAACAATAATTGCAAATTAGTTATTGTTGGAGATGGCCCAATGAAGCCAACACTTGAAAATAGTTTTTCTAACCTTAGTATTGATAAATTAATTTGGTGGGGTGCCGAGTTAGATTTAGAAACTAGGGTAGCGATAATGCAAATAGCAGAGGTATTTTTCTTACCAAGCTTAGTAGAAGGTTTGTCATTATCACTTTTAGAGGCAATGTCTACTGGCACGGCATGCGTAGCCACAGATGCTGGCGCTGATGGTGAAGTTTTAGATAAAGGAGCAGGTATAGTAATATCAACTGATAATGTAGCTAAGCAGCTAAAAACTATATTCCCAATTTTAATAGAACATCCTTCATTTACAAAAGATCTTGGAAGAAAAGCAAGAGATCGAGTACTTGAGAGATATACAATTTCTCAAAATATAAATTTGCTTGAGAAAGTTTACATGGACTTAAAAGATCATTTCAAAAACTAA
- the recO gene encoding DNA repair protein RecO, giving the protein MSGSGECRLKGLCIKASPLGENDRLITILTDEQGIVRLAAPGARRPKSSLAAATPLTYLSLQIFGKRNLKSVRQIKILKSYSGLGKNIECLAAAQAITELTFLLVGNNDKQQDYLSCVLAHLDRIYLYKESQEEDIKMLSMSIQSLIHLLAIGGINLPIHHCCKTGEPIIPPLGNWEWSCYYLPSEGFSSIEDPQSNLKINASEVALLQRLLFPELPIKSNGELLGPKKVWLKILFIIETWIATQLEKDLSSLKMLREIYS; this is encoded by the coding sequence ATGTCTGGTTCTGGTGAGTGCAGACTAAAAGGTCTCTGTATTAAAGCTTCTCCATTAGGCGAGAATGATAGATTAATAACTATCCTTACCGATGAGCAAGGGATTGTTAGATTAGCGGCACCTGGTGCTAGGCGTCCTAAAAGTAGTCTTGCCGCAGCTACTCCTTTAACATATTTAAGTCTGCAGATTTTTGGAAAAAGAAATCTTAAATCTGTACGTCAAATTAAAATATTAAAAAGCTATTCTGGCCTAGGTAAAAATATTGAATGTCTTGCAGCCGCGCAAGCAATTACTGAATTAACATTTTTATTAGTAGGTAATAATGACAAGCAACAAGACTATTTATCTTGCGTTCTTGCACATCTTGATAGGATTTATTTATATAAAGAGTCTCAAGAAGAAGATATTAAAATGCTCTCGATGAGTATTCAATCTTTAATCCATCTATTAGCCATCGGGGGTATTAATTTACCAATTCATCATTGTTGCAAAACTGGAGAACCTATAATTCCACCTTTAGGAAATTGGGAATGGAGTTGTTATTATTTACCAAGTGAAGGGTTTTCATCCATAGAAGATCCTCAAAGTAACCTAAAAATAAATGCATCTGAAGTTGCTTTATTACAGAGACTGCTTTTCCCAGAATTACCAATAAAATCTAATGGAGAGTTGTTAGGACCTAAAAAAGTTTGGCTTAAAATATTATTTATTATTGAGACTTGGATCGCTACTCAACTAGAGAAAGATCTATCTTCACTAAAAATGTTGAGAGAAATATATAGTTAG
- a CDS encoding 2-deoxyribose-5-phosphate aldolase — protein MPNIEYELNEKIHAIIINPYLSWEDFCVNCDLIRNYNIKNISTSLNYLTDLKNCLGNYSADININALISYPLADLPVSFIEELVCFAKDKGAKGIEYIPNFINLSKRNLETFATEIEQVKLSGLPVSIIINKSKLKEEVFINAIEICLELGIKNFQFGDGFGSPLTSNDVTEILKIIGSQNQIKVVGGIKNLTQVIDLFDNGVSFVGTSNFCEIFEEVNVY, from the coding sequence ATGCCCAATATTGAATATGAATTAAACGAGAAAATTCATGCGATAATTATTAACCCTTATCTATCCTGGGAAGATTTCTGTGTGAATTGCGATTTGATAAGAAATTACAATATCAAAAATATTTCTACTTCACTAAATTATTTAACTGATCTTAAGAACTGTTTGGGTAATTACAGTGCGGATATAAATATAAACGCACTTATTTCTTACCCTTTAGCAGATTTACCAGTCTCATTTATTGAAGAATTAGTTTGTTTTGCAAAAGATAAGGGTGCAAAAGGAATTGAATATATCCCAAACTTTATAAATTTATCCAAAAGAAATTTAGAAACTTTCGCTACTGAAATTGAGCAGGTTAAATTATCTGGGTTACCAGTTTCAATAATCATAAATAAATCAAAACTAAAAGAAGAAGTTTTTATTAATGCGATAGAAATATGTTTGGAATTAGGAATAAAAAATTTTCAATTCGGGGACGGGTTTGGGTCTCCTCTTACATCTAATGATGTCACCGAAATACTAAAAATAATAGGATCACAAAATCAAATCAAAGTTGTAGGTGGTATAAAAAATCTGACGCAAGTAATTGATTTATTTGATAATGGAGTTAGTTTCGTGGGTACTTCCAATTTTTGTGAAATTTTTGAAGAAGTAAACGTTTATTAA
- the hpf gene encoding ribosome hibernation-promoting factor, HPF/YfiA family, translating into MKILIHGKNLELTGALKEYTEAKIEKATHHYKDIVKEADIHLSIEKNPRVSFQTAEVTIFANGTVIRAEEKTENLYSSIDLVSNKLCRKLRKYKERNNKTIHNKQFKNKDSLPIESMESSFLDKALFEEGTEASLPEPSIKNKYFEMTPISSEEARKQLDLIDHDFYVFRNKKNNELQVIYKRNHGGYGLIQSK; encoded by the coding sequence ATGAAAATTTTAATCCATGGAAAGAATCTTGAGCTCACTGGAGCATTAAAAGAATATACTGAGGCAAAGATAGAAAAAGCAACGCATCACTATAAGGATATCGTTAAAGAAGCTGACATACACCTTTCAATTGAAAAGAACCCAAGAGTCTCGTTCCAAACTGCAGAAGTTACTATTTTTGCAAATGGTACCGTAATTAGAGCTGAAGAAAAAACTGAAAATCTATACTCAAGCATTGATTTAGTTTCAAATAAACTTTGTAGGAAATTACGTAAATATAAAGAAAGAAACAATAAAACAATTCATAATAAACAATTTAAAAATAAAGATTCTTTACCAATTGAAAGTATGGAATCAAGTTTTTTAGATAAAGCTTTATTTGAAGAAGGAACTGAAGCAAGTCTGCCTGAACCATCTATTAAAAATAAATACTTTGAAATGACTCCAATTTCATCAGAAGAAGCAAGAAAACAATTAGATCTAATTGATCATGATTTTTATGTTTTTCGAAATAAAAAAAATAATGAACTTCAAGTTATATATAAAAGGAATCATGGAGGTTATGGACTGATTCAATCTAAATAA
- the lipB gene encoding lipoyl(octanoyl) transferase LipB: MENRTAIIKQPDNISSFNDVYKLQKEYQEALILDNSNPDFIWIGEHQLCYTLGRGSNYDNLLFSLDDDKYDVFKINRGGEVTCHMPGQLVTYLVLDLKNFNKDLNWYLRKIEEIIIKILGTFNINCHSREGFTGVWIGNKKIASIGIGCKRWITINGFSINIDCELENFNKIVPCGIENCLMANMIDYNKNLNIQEVKRIVKKIIQEEFNFDFVSK; this comes from the coding sequence ATGGAAAATAGAACAGCAATAATTAAACAACCTGATAATATTTCTTCTTTTAATGATGTTTATAAATTACAAAAAGAATATCAGGAGGCATTGATTTTAGACAATTCTAACCCTGACTTTATTTGGATAGGGGAGCATCAACTCTGTTATACGTTAGGTAGAGGATCTAATTACGATAATTTACTATTTTCTTTGGATGATGATAAATATGATGTTTTTAAGATTAATAGAGGTGGTGAGGTTACTTGTCATATGCCAGGACAATTAGTAACTTACTTGGTTTTAGATTTGAAAAATTTTAATAAAGATTTAAATTGGTATTTGAGAAAAATTGAAGAAATTATTATAAAAATTCTTGGAACTTTTAATATAAATTGTCATTCAAGAGAGGGTTTCACTGGTGTTTGGATAGGAAACAAGAAAATTGCTTCAATTGGAATTGGTTGTAAAAGATGGATAACAATAAATGGATTTTCAATCAATATTGACTGCGAATTAGAAAACTTTAATAAAATTGTTCCTTGCGGGATAGAAAATTGTCTTATGGCAAATATGATTGACTACAACAAAAATTTAAATATTCAAGAAGTCAAGAGAATTGTTAAAAAAATCATTCAGGAAGAATTTAATTTTGATTTTGTATCAAAATAG
- a CDS encoding AMP-binding protein codes for MSDLAYWSSAKLFSKKDKFAKNRDFIKNLDHIDQIWEKLKFKCGDTLAVCDLRGKYKEKFSYSELADLITKVSFSFKNYGLAKGDVVTVISENSPRWLVVDQGLMRLGAINAVRGINSPSVELDYIIEHSNSVGLIVQSKEIWLKLNNKEELKKRLKFIISLEDEQFESLISWSKFISSAEKENSQNNNLEKFNPEIDDVATILYTSGTTGKPKGVPLTHANFLHQIINLAYIADPEPGTSVLSVLPIWHSYERSAEYFFFSCGCSQYYTIPKFLKDDITQVKPVVMATVPRLWEAIHDGFFQALKKMPSKKQKLIKFLISNSSVFKRSLRKIRNIDINQITFKSKIPLLGSVISRYPLHKLSTIFLWPNILRQLCGEKLKFPINGGGALPEHVDLFFESLGVDVLVGYGLTETSPVLTCRRRELNVRGSSGQPLSFTEIKIVNDDKKKILKFREVGKILVRGPQVMKGYLNNEIATNDVLSKDGWFDTGDLGFLIPNGSLFITGRAKDTIVLSSGENIEPNPLETEILSSEFINQIQLVGQDKKCLTALVVPNVELVKSKFLEEDLSKLNLNKKIGTFFKSQINNLLKSRLGARSEEQILDCYFVDAFTLENGLLTQTLKQKRKEIEKKYSLQIENMYENKFSKKI; via the coding sequence ATGAGTGATTTAGCATACTGGTCTTCAGCCAAACTTTTTTCTAAAAAAGATAAATTTGCTAAAAATAGAGATTTTATTAAGAACCTTGATCATATAGATCAAATTTGGGAAAAATTAAAATTTAAATGTGGTGATACTTTAGCTGTTTGCGATTTAAGAGGGAAATACAAAGAAAAATTTTCTTATTCTGAGCTAGCTGATTTAATAACAAAAGTCTCTTTTTCTTTTAAAAATTATGGTTTAGCAAAGGGGGATGTAGTTACTGTAATATCTGAAAATTCTCCAAGATGGCTAGTAGTTGATCAAGGCTTAATGCGTCTAGGGGCTATAAATGCAGTGAGAGGTATTAATTCTCCTTCAGTAGAATTAGACTATATTATTGAGCACTCTAATTCAGTAGGTCTAATAGTTCAATCTAAGGAGATTTGGCTAAAGTTAAACAACAAAGAAGAATTAAAAAAAAGACTGAAATTTATAATCAGTTTAGAAGATGAACAATTTGAAAGTTTAATAAGTTGGAGTAAATTTATAAGTTCAGCAGAAAAAGAAAATTCACAAAATAATAATCTTGAAAAATTTAATCCAGAAATAGATGACGTCGCTACTATTCTTTATACTTCTGGGACAACAGGAAAACCTAAAGGTGTGCCTTTGACTCACGCAAATTTTTTACATCAAATAATCAATTTAGCCTATATCGCTGATCCAGAACCAGGGACCTCTGTATTAAGCGTTTTGCCTATCTGGCATTCTTATGAGAGGAGTGCTGAATACTTCTTTTTTTCATGCGGTTGTTCTCAATACTATACAATTCCAAAATTTCTTAAAGATGATATTACTCAAGTAAAACCTGTTGTCATGGCTACTGTACCGAGACTATGGGAAGCAATACATGATGGTTTTTTTCAGGCGTTGAAAAAAATGCCTTCCAAAAAGCAAAAACTTATTAAGTTTTTAATAAGTAATAGTTCGGTTTTCAAAAGAAGTCTTAGAAAGATAAGAAATATAGATATAAATCAAATAACTTTTAAATCAAAAATCCCCTTACTGGGTTCTGTTATTAGCCGATATCCTTTACATAAATTGTCTACTATTTTTTTATGGCCGAATATTCTAAGACAACTATGCGGAGAAAAACTGAAATTTCCCATTAACGGTGGAGGTGCATTGCCAGAACATGTAGATCTTTTTTTTGAATCTTTAGGTGTAGATGTTTTGGTGGGATATGGACTCACAGAAACTAGTCCAGTATTAACTTGTAGGAGAAGAGAATTAAATGTTAGAGGATCATCTGGGCAGCCTCTTTCATTTACTGAAATCAAAATAGTGAATGATGATAAGAAAAAGATTCTGAAGTTCAGAGAAGTCGGGAAAATTCTTGTTAGGGGGCCGCAAGTAATGAAAGGTTATCTTAATAATGAAATTGCTACAAATGATGTTTTATCCAAGGATGGTTGGTTTGATACTGGTGATTTAGGTTTTCTAATACCAAATGGCTCTCTCTTTATAACAGGAAGAGCCAAGGATACAATAGTGTTATCAAGTGGTGAAAATATAGAACCGAATCCGCTAGAGACTGAAATTCTTAGTTCTGAATTTATTAATCAGATTCAATTAGTAGGACAAGATAAGAAATGTTTAACAGCCCTTGTAGTTCCTAATGTCGAATTGGTTAAAAGCAAGTTTTTGGAAGAAGACCTTTCAAAATTAAACCTGAATAAGAAAATTGGTACATTTTTCAAATCACAAATTAATAATTTGCTTAAAAGTCGATTAGGAGCAAGATCAGAAGAACAAATATTAGATTGTTATTTTGTTGATGCCTTTACTCTAGAAAATGGGTTATTAACACAAACTCTTAAACAAAAAAGAAAAGAAATAGAAAAAAAGTATTCATTACAAATAGAAAATATGTATGAAAACAAATTTAGTAAGAAAATTTGA
- a CDS encoding YlqD family protein, with protein sequence METKNSISIKRSIAIKAVVTPTWKEDAEKELSKAISNIDQQLSQLEQEGQQIVNNIRSQSVNPLDPRVQEQVSQVQQQVAAKRNEIEEQKRNLLQQQSQVRELKMDEIVDQGQVDSFCDVTVGDNLIEKMQVSITVKDGVIQSIDNN encoded by the coding sequence ATGGAAACAAAAAACTCAATATCTATAAAGCGCTCAATAGCTATTAAAGCTGTAGTTACACCAACTTGGAAGGAAGATGCTGAAAAAGAATTAAGTAAAGCAATTTCAAACATTGATCAGCAATTATCGCAACTGGAGCAAGAGGGGCAGCAAATAGTAAACAATATTAGATCCCAATCGGTTAATCCCCTAGATCCAAGGGTTCAAGAACAGGTTAGTCAGGTGCAACAACAAGTCGCAGCAAAACGAAATGAAATTGAAGAACAAAAAAGAAATCTCTTACAACAACAGAGTCAAGTTCGCGAATTAAAAATGGACGAAATTGTTGATCAAGGGCAAGTGGATAGTTTCTGTGATGTCACTGTGGGAGACAATCTTATTGAAAAAATGCAAGTATCGATTACGGTAAAGGATGGAGTTATTCAATCTATAGATAATAATTAA
- a CDS encoding dihydrolipoamide acetyltransferase family protein, producing the protein MSHEIFMPALSSTMTEGKIVEWLKNPGDKVERGESVLVVESDKADMDVESFQDGYLAAVLMPAGSTAPVGETIGLIVENEDEIASVQEQNKGNQPEVSSSDQLELVSNKTKEKPLVQSEIVEKQEKEVVLMSEKAASSFNSDQINAATSNVSSRVIASPRAKKLASQMGVDLAKVHGSGPHGRIQADDILKANGQPVSIPWIGEGGSPASIPGANLGVESKPETSGNSFGNPGETVQFNTLQKAVNKNMESSLDVPCFRVGYSINTDKLDNFYKKVKQNGVTMTALLVKAVAKTLKKHPQVNSSFSENGISYPENINIAVAVAMEDGGLITPVLKEPCNTDLFELSREWKDLVKRSRSKQLEPDEYSTGTFTLSNLGMFGVDRFDAILPPGTGAILAIASSKPTVVANSDGSISVKKIMQVNLTADHRVIYGADGASFLKDLASLIEDEPETLVS; encoded by the coding sequence ATGTCTCACGAAATATTCATGCCTGCCTTGAGTTCTACTATGACGGAGGGCAAGATTGTGGAATGGTTGAAAAATCCAGGAGATAAAGTTGAAAGAGGTGAATCTGTCTTGGTTGTTGAATCTGACAAAGCAGATATGGATGTTGAATCTTTTCAAGATGGATATCTTGCGGCTGTTTTAATGCCTGCTGGCAGCACTGCACCAGTAGGAGAGACTATCGGTCTTATTGTAGAAAATGAGGATGAGATAGCTTCTGTTCAAGAACAAAATAAAGGAAATCAACCCGAAGTTTCTAGTTCGGATCAACTTGAATTGGTAAGCAATAAAACTAAAGAAAAACCTCTGGTTCAAAGTGAAATTGTTGAAAAACAAGAAAAAGAAGTCGTATTAATGAGTGAAAAGGCAGCCTCATCTTTTAATAGTGATCAAATAAATGCTGCTACGAGCAATGTTTCTTCGAGGGTGATTGCATCTCCAAGAGCTAAAAAACTTGCCTCTCAAATGGGTGTTGATTTAGCAAAGGTTCATGGATCCGGACCTCACGGAAGGATTCAAGCCGATGATATTTTAAAAGCTAATGGCCAACCAGTCTCTATACCATGGATAGGTGAAGGTGGTTCTCCTGCAAGTATACCTGGTGCAAATTTGGGAGTTGAAAGTAAGCCAGAAACTTCAGGAAATAGTTTTGGTAATCCCGGAGAAACAGTTCAATTTAATACTCTTCAAAAAGCGGTAAATAAAAATATGGAATCTAGTTTAGATGTGCCATGTTTTAGGGTGGGTTATTCCATTAACACAGATAAATTAGATAATTTCTACAAAAAAGTAAAACAGAACGGAGTTACTATGACTGCTTTACTAGTAAAGGCAGTTGCAAAGACACTAAAGAAACATCCTCAAGTTAATTCAAGTTTTTCAGAGAATGGAATTTCTTATCCAGAAAATATAAATATTGCTGTTGCTGTTGCGATGGAAGATGGTGGACTAATAACTCCAGTTTTAAAAGAACCATGCAATACTGATTTATTTGAATTGTCTAGGGAATGGAAAGATCTCGTAAAAAGATCAAGATCAAAACAATTAGAACCTGATGAATACTCAACGGGAACCTTCACTTTATCTAACCTTGGGATGTTTGGAGTTGATAGATTTGACGCAATTCTTCCTCCAGGTACCGGTGCTATTTTAGCTATAGCATCATCGAAACCAACCGTTGTTGCTAATAGTGATGGTTCAATATCTGTAAAAAAAATAATGCAAGTAAATCTAACAGCTGATCATAGAGTGATATATGGAGCTGATGGAGCTTCATTCTTAAAAGACTTGGCTTCCCTAATTGAAGATGAGCCAGAGACTCTTGTCTCCTAA
- the queA gene encoding tRNA preQ1(34) S-adenosylmethionine ribosyltransferase-isomerase QueA, which translates to MISQINNEERDYKLEAYDYLLDPSLIASKPSAIRHESRLMIVRNSFLEEDCLTNKFTKNLLDEFREGDLVIVNNTKVMKARLKVELENKTLVELLVLERSHECVWLCLAKPAKKLKINRKLKLKSPIAQDIYLIVDGVDEETGGRFIKFPGNITCLNSMNELLDKYGEIPLPPYIKNSEEESFHEKSYQTEYATNPGAVAAPTAGLHLSKSLISNLKKKGVIILPITLHVGYGTFKPIDQEDLSNLKLHKEWVSVNKEVVEEIKRIKKTDRKIIAIGTTSVRALESCYSHEINDFIPIAKYVDLVIKPGYKFKVVDGLLTNFHLPKSSLLLLVSAMIGRERLLDLYKKAIKEKFRFFSYGDAMYISPDSILEKK; encoded by the coding sequence TTGATTTCTCAAATTAATAATGAAGAAAGAGATTATAAGCTTGAAGCTTATGATTATTTACTTGATCCTTCATTAATTGCTAGTAAACCTTCTGCAATTAGGCATGAATCAAGATTGATGATAGTTAGAAATAGTTTTTTAGAAGAAGACTGTTTAACTAATAAATTTACCAAGAATCTTTTAGATGAATTTAGAGAAGGGGATCTTGTAATTGTAAATAATACTAAAGTTATGAAAGCTAGGTTAAAGGTTGAATTAGAAAATAAGACATTAGTCGAATTATTAGTTTTAGAAAGATCCCATGAATGTGTTTGGTTATGTTTGGCAAAGCCAGCAAAAAAGTTAAAAATAAATAGAAAATTAAAATTAAAATCTCCAATAGCACAAGATATTTATTTAATTGTTGATGGAGTTGATGAAGAAACTGGAGGGAGATTTATTAAATTTCCTGGAAATATAACTTGTCTCAATTCAATGAATGAACTTCTTGATAAATATGGGGAAATCCCTCTTCCTCCTTATATAAAAAATTCCGAAGAAGAATCTTTTCATGAGAAAAGTTATCAAACTGAGTATGCAACAAATCCGGGGGCAGTTGCTGCACCAACAGCTGGTTTACACTTAAGCAAAAGTCTTATTTCCAATCTAAAAAAAAAAGGCGTAATAATCTTACCGATAACTTTGCACGTGGGTTATGGAACATTCAAACCAATTGATCAAGAAGATTTAAGTAACTTAAAACTTCACAAAGAATGGGTAAGTGTTAATAAGGAAGTAGTGGAGGAAATAAAAAGAATAAAGAAAACAGATAGAAAAATAATTGCTATTGGTACAACTAGCGTAAGAGCTCTTGAAAGTTGTTATTCTCACGAAATTAATGACTTTATTCCCATAGCTAAATACGTAGATTTAGTAATTAAGCCAGGTTATAAATTTAAGGTAGTTGATGGATTATTAACTAATTTTCATCTCCCTAAAAGTTCATTATTACTTTTAGTAAGTGCAATGATTGGTAGAGAAAGATTATTAGATCTGTATAAGAAAGCCATAAAAGAAAAATTTAGATTCTTCTCTTATGGCGATGCAATGTATATTTCACCAGATTCAATACTGGAGAAAAAATAG
- the cysK gene encoding cysteine synthase A, with protein MAKIYEDNSFAIGNTPLVKLKSVTKNAKATVLAKIEGRNPAYSVKCRIGANMIWDAEKSGKLTKDKTIVEPTSGNTGIALAFTASARGYKLILTMPESMSIERRRVMAVLGAEIVLTEASKGMPGAIAKAKEIAESNPSQYFMPGQFDNPANPEIHFKTTGPEIWDDCDGEIDVLVAGVGTGGTITGVSRYIKQEKGKNITSVAVEPSHSPVITQTMNGEEVKSGPHKIQGIGAGFIPKNLDLSIVDKVEQVTNDESIEMALRLAKEEGLLVGISCGAAAAAAVRLAEQDEYAGKTIVVVLPDLAERYLSSIMFTEVPSGIIQEPVKA; from the coding sequence ATGGCAAAAATTTATGAGGACAACAGTTTTGCTATTGGAAACACTCCATTAGTAAAATTAAAATCAGTTACTAAAAACGCGAAAGCTACAGTACTTGCAAAAATTGAAGGTAGAAACCCTGCTTACAGTGTCAAATGTAGGATTGGCGCAAACATGATCTGGGATGCAGAGAAAAGTGGGAAGCTTACAAAAGACAAAACTATTGTTGAGCCAACTTCTGGAAATACAGGAATTGCTCTAGCTTTTACTGCTTCAGCAAGAGGTTATAAACTGATCCTTACAATGCCAGAATCCATGTCAATTGAAAGAAGAAGGGTTATGGCAGTGTTGGGTGCTGAAATTGTTTTAACAGAGGCATCTAAAGGTATGCCTGGAGCAATAGCTAAGGCTAAAGAAATTGCAGAAAGTAATCCTTCTCAATATTTCATGCCAGGTCAATTTGATAATCCAGCAAACCCTGAAATTCATTTCAAAACTACTGGACCAGAAATCTGGGATGATTGCGATGGTGAAATTGATGTTTTAGTTGCAGGGGTTGGAACTGGCGGCACAATTACAGGAGTTTCAAGATACATTAAGCAAGAGAAGGGCAAGAATATTACTTCTGTAGCTGTAGAACCATCACACAGTCCTGTTATTACACAGACAATGAATGGAGAAGAGGTTAAATCTGGACCACATAAAATCCAAGGAATTGGAGCAGGATTTATTCCTAAGAACCTTGACTTATCAATTGTTGATAAGGTCGAACAAGTAACTAATGACGAATCAATTGAGATGGCTCTTAGGTTAGCTAAAGAGGAAGGTCTATTAGTAGGAATATCTTGTGGGGCTGCCGCTGCTGCTGCTGTTAGATTAGCTGAACAAGATGAGTATGCTGGGAAGACAATTGTAGTTGTTCTACCTGATTTAGCAGAGAGGTATTTATCATCAATTATGTTTACTGAAGTTCCAAGCGGAATCATTCAAGAACCAGTCAAAGCCTAA